A genomic window from Pecten maximus chromosome 4, xPecMax1.1, whole genome shotgun sequence includes:
- the LOC117325150 gene encoding ceramide kinase-like isoform X1 has translation MDTITYKMHLSRKAGVTSVPVDVTLTEKVLTWTSELQFNRVKVKSICTNDLLAIHPVKTGSDVVESDVMTFRLFFVEHFPHRVMKMNSIVLSIHHSDALSFLTKINTIVKGPQKPRRLLVFINPISGRKKGTTVYRKQMSPLFRICGISVDVVVTRRRRHISSVLETYDLTTIDGIVTVGGDGLYSECVNALLRKQQPNNDIELDTPSSPVSEIPIGIIPAGTGNVLVEFLHGNKDTETAVLHIIKGKTTPSNVAGLYQNRKLTVFAGLVLGFGLCGEMVRDCEKMRWLGPTRHSVAPLKAFFQRRTIDLDVTSKQTTTGTKDTVGQNCRLSGPMYSLDMWDTNTR, from the exons ATGGATACAATTACTTATAAAATGCATTTGTCAAGGAAAGCAGGGGTGACATCTGTTCCCGTGGATGTTACCCTGACAGAGAAAGTCCTAACTTGGACAAGTGAGCTGCAGTTTAACAGAGTTAAAG tGAAATCAATATGCACAAACGATCTCCTAGCAATACATCCGGTCAAAACCGGAAGTGATGTCGTGGAGTCCGATGTGATGACGTTCAGACTGTTCTTCGTAGAACACTTTCCTCACAGAGTAATGAAGATGAATTCCATTGTACTGTCGATCCATCATTCTGACGCTTTGTCTTTCTTGACGAAAATAAACACTATTGTAAAAG GTCCACAGAAACCAAGGCGTCTTCTGGTGTTCATCAATCCCATAAGCGGAAGGAAGAAGGGTACGACCGTCTACCGAAAGCAAATGTCACCACTATTTCGAATTTGTGGTATTAGTGTAGATGTTGTTG TCACTAGACGGCGTCGCCATATTTCGTCTGTTCTGGAGACATATGATCTCACGACTATAGATGG CATAGTAACAGTCGGAGGTGACGGATTGTACAGTGAATGTGTGAACGCCTTACTCCGGAAACAACAACCAAATAACGATATAGAATTAGACACGCCTTCATCCCCAGTCAGTGAAATTCCAATAGGCATCATCCCTGCGGGAACAGGAAACGTCTTGGTGGAGTTTCTCCATGGCAACAAAGACACAGAAACAGCTGTTTTACACATTATAAAAG GCAAAACAACTCCATCCAATGTCGCTGGTCTCTACCAAAACCGCAAATTGACAGTGTTTGCTGGTCTTGTACTGGGATTTGGTCTGTGTGGTGAGATGGTGAGGGATTGTGAGAAGATGAGATGGCTCGGACCAACAAGACACTCTG TAGCTCCGCTCAAAGCATTCTTCCAGAGGCGAACGATTGATCTCGATGTTACATCGAAACAAACGACTACAGGAACAAAGGACACTGTCGGACAAAACT GTCGTCTGTCTGGTCCAATGTATAGCTTGGATATGTGGGATACCAACACTCGTTAA
- the LOC117325150 gene encoding ceramide kinase-like isoform X2 gives MDTITYKMHLSRKAGVTSVPVDVTLTEKVLTWTSELQFNRVKVKSICTNDLLAIHPVKTGSDVVESDVMTFRLFFVEHFPHRVMKMNSIVLSIHHSDALSFLTKINTIVKGPQKPRRLLVFINPISGRKKGTTVYRKQMSPLFRICGISVDVVVTRRRRHISSVLETYDLTTIDGIVTVGGDGLYSECVNALLRKQQPNNDIELDTPSSPVSEIPIGIIPAGTGNVLVEFLHGNKDTETAVLHIIKGKTTPSNVAGLYQNRKLTVFAGLVLGFGLCGEMVRDCEKMRWLGPTRHSAPLKAFFQRRTIDLDVTSKQTTTGTKDTVGQNCRLSGPMYSLDMWDTNTR, from the exons ATGGATACAATTACTTATAAAATGCATTTGTCAAGGAAAGCAGGGGTGACATCTGTTCCCGTGGATGTTACCCTGACAGAGAAAGTCCTAACTTGGACAAGTGAGCTGCAGTTTAACAGAGTTAAAG tGAAATCAATATGCACAAACGATCTCCTAGCAATACATCCGGTCAAAACCGGAAGTGATGTCGTGGAGTCCGATGTGATGACGTTCAGACTGTTCTTCGTAGAACACTTTCCTCACAGAGTAATGAAGATGAATTCCATTGTACTGTCGATCCATCATTCTGACGCTTTGTCTTTCTTGACGAAAATAAACACTATTGTAAAAG GTCCACAGAAACCAAGGCGTCTTCTGGTGTTCATCAATCCCATAAGCGGAAGGAAGAAGGGTACGACCGTCTACCGAAAGCAAATGTCACCACTATTTCGAATTTGTGGTATTAGTGTAGATGTTGTTG TCACTAGACGGCGTCGCCATATTTCGTCTGTTCTGGAGACATATGATCTCACGACTATAGATGG CATAGTAACAGTCGGAGGTGACGGATTGTACAGTGAATGTGTGAACGCCTTACTCCGGAAACAACAACCAAATAACGATATAGAATTAGACACGCCTTCATCCCCAGTCAGTGAAATTCCAATAGGCATCATCCCTGCGGGAACAGGAAACGTCTTGGTGGAGTTTCTCCATGGCAACAAAGACACAGAAACAGCTGTTTTACACATTATAAAAG GCAAAACAACTCCATCCAATGTCGCTGGTCTCTACCAAAACCGCAAATTGACAGTGTTTGCTGGTCTTGTACTGGGATTTGGTCTGTGTGGTGAGATGGTGAGGGATTGTGAGAAGATGAGATGGCTCGGACCAACAAGACACTCTG CTCCGCTCAAAGCATTCTTCCAGAGGCGAACGATTGATCTCGATGTTACATCGAAACAAACGACTACAGGAACAAAGGACACTGTCGGACAAAACT GTCGTCTGTCTGGTCCAATGTATAGCTTGGATATGTGGGATACCAACACTCGTTAA